A portion of the Cydia strobilella chromosome 5, ilCydStro3.1, whole genome shotgun sequence genome contains these proteins:
- the LOC134741472 gene encoding facilitated trehalose transporter Tret1-like — MEHGNKVISTELEKIHKQSLEKDNEVKHVYYNTKTPYRRQALAALGTVVLNCGVGATAGFSAVLIPQLKHGRNKLDHKLNTEMESWVAAAASFALIFGNLISGYLMERYGRRSSQIMLSFPYMAGWAIIGFADNIYLVLLGRFITGFCQGWLGPLGSVFVGEVSSPVNRSVFLAGLSLAIAFGVFMSHLFGTLMHWKHAALLCGLFPLIGCILTYCVKESPTWLASKNRVDDCIESFQWYRGTSPEMKNELDKIIFEQSQRDQSKSKLKTLLANIRKPEFWKPLCIMIVFFILTQLTGVNVICAYTTEMMKELIGNHANRSTSSAAMLSVDILRCISLVVACFLLRKLGRRPMALFSGASTCLTLIALSGYLYLVNNRVIRHISPFVSLSLIAIYIIVSNFGVVPLPWNMVGELFATETRGLGSGFSVMTTSVAYFGTIKTAPAMFESIGHHGTYLFYGLSTMLGTIFLFFCLPETRGKTLIEIEEHFRNSEQTKTKPVPDDGTV, encoded by the exons ATGGAGCACGGAAACAAAGTGATTTCTACGGAATTGGAGAAAATTCACAAGCAAAGTTTAGAAAAAGACAATGAAGTCAAACATGTGTATTACAATACCAAAACGCCGTATCGTAGACAG GCATTGGCGGCGCTTGGCACAGTGGTGCTCAACTGTGGAGTTGGAGCCACAGCCGGATTCTCCGCGGTCCTCATACCTCAGCTGAAACACGGCCGGAACAAACTCGACCACAAGCTTAACACTGAAATGGAGTCTTGGGTAG ctGCTGCCGCCTCATTTGCGCTTATATTTGGCAACCTGATATCGGGATACTTGATGGAGAGGTACGGCCGAAGAAGTTCTCAGATTATGCTATCCTTTCCTTATATGGCCGGATGGGCCATCATTGGCTTCGCAGACAATATATATTTAGTGCTACTTGGAAGATTTATCACTGGATTTTGCCAAGGCTGGCTGGGTCCTTTGGGCTCGGTGTTTGTTGGAGAAGTCAGCAGTCCTGTAAATAGATCTGTATTTTTAGCCGGTTTGTCACTGGCAATAGCTTTCGGAGTGTTCATGTCGCATCTTTTTGGAACACTAATGCACTGGAAGCATGCAGCTTTACTTTGTGGATTATTTCCGCTAATCGGATGCATTTTGACGTACTGTGTCAAAGAGTCTCCTACCTGGCTAGCATCAAAAAACCGAGTCGATGATTGCATAGAATCATTCCAGTGGTACCGCGGAACAAGTCCTGAGATGAAAAATGAACTtgacaaaattatatttgagcAATCTCAAAGAGATCAATCGAAGAGTAAACTAAAGACCTTACTGGCAAATATAAGAAAGCCTGAATTTTGGAAGCCACTCTGCATAATGATCGTGTTCTTTATATTAACGCAGCTAACTGGAGTTAATGTAATTTGTGCGTATACTACAGAGATGATGAAAGAACTCATCGGGAACCACGCTAACAGAAGTACATCGAGTGCAGCCATGTTAAGTGTAGATATTCTAAGATGCATATCCTTAGTTGTTGCGTGTTTCCTACTTCGTAAACTTGGTCGTCGACCAATGGCTTTATTCAGTGGAGCGTCTACATGTCTTACTCTAATAGCACTATCTGGTTACTTATATCTCGTCAACAACCGTGTCATAAGACATATATCGCCATTTGTTTCCCTAAGTCTGATAgctatttatattattgtttctAATTTTGGTGTAGTACCTTTGCCCTGGAACATGGTCGGCGAGCTGTTTGCAACGGAGACAAGGGGTTTAGGCTCAGGCTTTAGTGTCATGACTACCTCGGTAGCTTACTTTGGGACGATAAAAACTGCACCTGCAATGTTCGAAAGCATAGGACACCACGGAACGTACCTATTTTACGGATTATCTACTATGCTGGgaactatatttttattcttCTGCTTACCTGAAACAAGAGGTAAAACTTTAATAGAAATCGAAGAGCACTTTAGAAACAGTGAACAAACAAAGACTAAACCTGTTCCTGATGACGGAACTGTATAA